A region of Corvus cornix cornix isolate S_Up_H32 chromosome 3, ASM73873v5, whole genome shotgun sequence DNA encodes the following proteins:
- the ZFP36L2 gene encoding LOW QUALITY PROTEIN: mRNA decay activator protein ZFP36L2 (The sequence of the model RefSeq protein was modified relative to this genomic sequence to represent the inferred CDS: inserted 5 bases in 4 codons) — translation MSTTLLSAFYDIDFLCKTEKSLTNLSSMLDKKAVGTPVTPPSSSFAPGFLRRHSTSNLTALAGGSKFPSPTGSSSSSTSSSSSSSSSSSSFGNLKETGSGGGGGSSSPTALLNKENKFRDRSFSENGERSQHLMQQLQQQQQAAGKGSGSGGGGGAPINSTRYKTELCRPFEESGACKYGEKCQFAHGFHELRSLTRHPKYKTELCRTFHTIGFCPYGPRCHFIHNADERRPAPGGGTXPPAAAAGPHHHPHHAPPHPAGSTGDLRAFAPRDHPLGGGGFGHPRGGGGERPKLHHSLSFSGFSAHHHHHHXPAPHGTAPPPPPGGRLDAALLESPGGSRTPPPPASASYCEELLSPPCANNAFAFSGQELGSLIXPLALHTQNFAAAAAAAAAAAAYYRCQQQPPPPPGGACPPPPXSPPFSFQPLRRLSESPVFDAPPSPPDSLSDRESYLSGSLSSGSLSGSESPSLDSGRRLPIFSRLSISDD, via the exons ATGTCGACGACACTTTTATCTGCCTTCTACGACATTGACTTCTTGTGCAAG ACGGAGAAGTCCCTGACCAACCTCAGCAGCATGCTGGACAAGAAAGCCGTGGGGACCCCGGTgacccctcccagctccagcttcGCGCCGGGCTTCCTGCGGCGGCACTCGACCAGCAACCTGACGGCGCTGGCCGGCGGCTCCAAGTTCCCCAGCCCTACCGGCTCCAGCTCTTCTTCCACATCCTCCTCTTCATCgtcatcctcctcctcctcctcgttCGGCAATCTGAAGGAGACGGGCTCCGGCGgaggcggcggcagcagcagccccacggCCTTGCTTAACAAGGAGAACAAGTTCCGGGACCGCTCCTTCAGCGAGAACGGCGAGCGTAGCCAGCACCTcatgcagcagcttcagcagcagcagcaggcggCCGGCAAGGGGAGCGgctccggcggcggcggcggggcccccATCAACTCGACGCGCTACAAGACGGAGCTGTGCCGCCCCTTCGAGGAGAGCGGTGCCTGCAAGTACGGCGAGAAGTGCCAGTTCGCCCACGGCTTCCACGAGCTGCGCAGCCTCACCCGCCACCCCAAGTACAAGACCGAGCTCTGCCGCACCTTCCACACCATCGGCTTCTGCCCCTACGGCCCGCGCTGCCACTTCATCCACAACGCCGACGAGCGCCGCCCGGCGCCCGGCGGGGGCA gcccgcccgccgccgcggccgGGCCGCACCACCACCCGCACCACGCGCCCCCGCACCCCGCCGGCAGCACCGGCGACCTCCGCGCCTTCGCCCCCCGCGACCACCCGCTGGGCGGCGGCGGCTTCGGGCACccgcgcggcggcggcggcgagcggCCCAAGCTGCACCACAGCCTGAGCTTCTCCGGCTTCTCcgcccaccaccaccaccatca cccCGCACCCCACGGcaccgccccgccgccgccgcccggtGGCCGCCTGGACGCCGCCCTGCTGGAGAGCCCCGGCGGTTCGCGcacgccgccgccgcccgcctcCGCCTCCTACTGCGAGGAGCTGCTCTCGCCGCCCTGCGCCAACAACGCTTTCGCCTTCtcggggcaggagctgggcagcctCA GCCCCCTCGCCCTGCACACCCAGAACTtcgctgctgccgccgccgcggccgccgccgccgccgcctaTTAccgctgccagcagcagccgccgccgccgcccggcggGGcctgcccgccgcccc cctcGCCGCCCTTCAGCTTCCAGCCCCTCCGCCGCCTCTCCGAGTCGCCCGTCTTCGACGCGCCGCCCAGCCCGCCGGACTCGCTCTCCGACCGGGAGAGTTACCTGAGCGGCTCCCTCAGCTCCGGCTCGCTCAGCGGCTCCGAGTCGCCCAGCCTGGACTCGGGCCGCCGCCTGCCCATCTTCAGCCGTCTCTCCATCTCCGACGACTGA
- the LOC120411596 gene encoding uncharacterized protein LOC120411596 translates to MPSCFQPLHLMVSARSLALNLGDAQVMPERLGPRPGPPQQLGVVRRTAARWRHSTAAHGRARAPARPGWHRHGRARAPGVPASGSPWTRSGSRGAGIGIAMDALGLPRCRHRDRHGRARAPGVPRSGSAWAGAALLLTWSGLLPWISRACHPGSEAKEDQTPLLALAAIKLYTSIRLCSPSHLSRGRANAGGDGGAEKPPPPFPRRVCAALSARGGRGGGVLHGSSRPALASGELRAGREPCRRDQPLPSPAVRRWGHPAGGTWGGGRRTRRVTGPRRG, encoded by the exons ATGCCTAGTTGCTTTCAGCCTCTTCACCTGATGGTGTCTGCGCGCAGTTTAGCCCTAAATCTCGGTGATGCCCAGGTCATGCCTGAGCGCCTGGGCCCGCGGCCGGGCCCGCCGCAGCAGCTCGGCGTAGTGCGCCGCACGGCCGCCAGGTGGCGCCACAGCACCGCCGCGCACGGCCGGGCCCGCGCTCCCGCCAGGCCGGGATGGCATCGCCATGGACGCGCTCGGGCTCCCGGGGTGCCGGCATCGGGATCGCCATGGACGCGCTCGGGCTCCCGCGGTGCCGGCATCGGGATCGCCATGGACGCGCTCGGGCTCCCGCGGTGCCGGCATCGGGATCGCCATGGACGCGCTCGGGCTCCCGGGGTGCCGCGCTCGGGCTCAGCCTGGGCAGG CGCCGCGCTCCTGCTGACGTGGTCGGGTTTGCTCCCTTGGATTTCGCGGGCCTGCCATCCCGGCTCGGAGGCTAAAGAGGATCAAACGCCTCTGCTGGCTTTAGCAGCCATAAAACTTTACACTTCTATCCGACTCTGTTCTCCTTCCCATTTGTCCCGGGGCCGAGCAAACGCGGGAGGGGACGGGGGTGCAGAAAAGCCGCCGCCGCCGTTCCCACGTCGTGTTTGCGCGGCCTTATCGGCgcggggggggaggggtgggggtgTTTTGCACGGGAGCTCCCGGCCCGCCTTGGCCAGCGGCGAGCTCCGTGCCGGGAGGGAGCCCTGCCGCAGGGACCAGCCGCTGCCTTCGCCCGCGGTCCGGCGGTGGGGGCACCCTGCAGGGGGCACCTGGGGCGGCGGCCGGCGGACTCGACGGGTCACAGGACCTCGGCGGGGATGA